The Clostridium chauvoei genome has a window encoding:
- a CDS encoding beta-N-acetylhexosaminidase — protein sequence MYLIPSPKKLVNSSGSFNIRRDTEIILNYNCNFNDFEGALILKKEIEDNLGFDIKINKAYIDEKSKNAIKLIKSEVVGNEECYELEINKDSITIIGYGDSGLFYGIQTLRQILRQEGAILSNVKINDEPYFKNRGFYHDVTRGRVPKLETLKKLVDKAALYKINQIQLYIEHTFAFKGMSEVWIDKDPLTAEEILILDKYCKSRHIELIPSLATFGHLYEVLRTKSYSNLCELENMEDDEYSFVDRMAHHTLDVSNAESLKLVENMLKQFIPLFTSDKFNICGDETFDLGKGKSKELGEKLGQGKLYTGFLNKIIDIVKGYNKEVMFWGDVILNHTEVIKDIPQDVICLNWNYGAEATEEGTRKIHEAGREQYVCPGVAGWSHLMNLMDNGFENITRMISYGVKHEAKGVLNTNWGDYGHINILEASIPGMAYGGALSWNPKGEKEFETIYKGLSLLEYGDTSLTVVSILRDLSKTQVVTWSDLVRWKELFDKNSEVREGIKNLNIEDIIEGYNNATEIEIKLTALLNKVKNKEALQEFIVCTRGIILINKFFISLLKAKFKQECIGFDFDNNTLAKELEEWFYDYSYIWKKDSKESELNRIREVIKYTSKELRTF from the coding sequence ATGTACTTAATACCAAGTCCTAAAAAGTTAGTTAATAGCAGTGGAAGTTTTAATATTAGAAGAGATACAGAAATAATTTTAAATTATAATTGCAATTTTAATGATTTTGAGGGGGCTTTAATTCTTAAAAAGGAAATTGAAGATAATTTAGGTTTTGATATAAAAATAAATAAGGCATATATAGACGAAAAGTCTAAAAATGCTATAAAGCTTATAAAATCAGAGGTTGTAGGCAATGAAGAGTGTTATGAATTAGAGATAAACAAAGATTCTATAACTATAATAGGTTATGGAGATTCAGGGTTATTTTATGGTATTCAAACATTAAGACAAATATTAAGACAAGAAGGGGCTATTTTGTCCAATGTAAAAATAAATGATGAACCGTACTTTAAAAATCGTGGATTTTATCATGACGTTACAAGAGGTAGAGTACCTAAGTTAGAAACATTAAAGAAGCTAGTGGATAAGGCTGCTTTATATAAAATAAATCAAATTCAATTATATATAGAGCATACTTTTGCTTTTAAAGGTATGAGTGAAGTTTGGATAGATAAAGATCCGTTAACAGCAGAAGAAATATTGATTTTAGATAAGTATTGTAAAAGTCGTCATATTGAACTAATACCATCCTTAGCAACTTTTGGACATTTATATGAAGTTTTAAGAACAAAATCTTATAGTAATTTATGTGAATTAGAAAATATGGAGGATGATGAATACTCATTTGTAGATAGAATGGCTCATCATACTTTAGATGTAAGTAACGCTGAAAGCTTAAAGCTTGTTGAAAATATGCTAAAGCAATTTATCCCTCTTTTCACTTCAGATAAGTTCAATATTTGTGGTGATGAAACTTTTGATTTAGGAAAAGGCAAAAGTAAAGAGCTTGGAGAAAAGTTAGGACAAGGAAAGCTTTATACAGGATTTTTAAATAAAATAATTGATATTGTAAAGGGATATAATAAGGAAGTTATGTTCTGGGGTGATGTTATATTAAATCATACAGAGGTGATAAAGGATATACCACAGGATGTTATATGTTTAAATTGGAATTACGGAGCAGAAGCAACTGAAGAAGGTACAAGAAAAATCCATGAAGCAGGAAGAGAACAATACGTATGTCCAGGGGTTGCAGGTTGGAGTCATCTTATGAACCTTATGGATAATGGATTTGAAAATATAACTAGAATGATAAGCTATGGAGTAAAACATGAAGCAAAAGGTGTTTTAAATACAAACTGGGGTGATTATGGACATATAAACATACTTGAAGCTTCAATACCAGGAATGGCTTATGGTGGTGCTTTATCCTGGAATCCAAAGGGAGAAAAAGAATTTGAAACTATATATAAAGGATTATCATTACTTGAATATGGAGACACTTCATTAACTGTAGTTTCTATACTAAGAGATTTAAGTAAAACACAAGTTGTGACTTGGTCAGATTTAGTAAGATGGAAAGAGTTATTTGATAAAAATTCAGAAGTAAGAGAAGGTATTAAAAATTTAAATATAGAAGATATTATTGAAGGCTACAATAATGCAACTGAAATAGAAATTAAATTAACAGCTTTATTAAATAAAGTAAAAAATAAAGAAGCATTACAAGAATTTATTGTTTGTACAAGAGGGATAATACTTATAAATAAATTCTTTATATCATTATTAAAAGCTAAATTTAAACAAGAATGTATAGGCTTTGATTTTGATAATAATACTCTAGCAAAAGAGCTTGAAGAATGGTTTTATGACTATTCATATATTTGGAAAAAGGATTCTAAAGAAAGTGAATTAAATAGAATTAGAGAGGTTATAAAATATACTTCAAAGGAATTAAGAACATTCTAG
- a CDS encoding ABC transporter ATP-binding protein translates to MHQEQFIENNNDKILKVITAVKTLILVFAALTYIFESLTLAVLILLVYVIVHFLTLSFFVEYEYELTEDELDLSKIMSKKKRKLIKTINLRNAEFFKDASEFSPQRYSNVKVVKLYTKEYVNKEKQVILINESGDMRAYELSLKDDLKKAIERIKRRG, encoded by the coding sequence ATGCATCAAGAACAATTTATAGAAAATAACAATGATAAAATATTAAAAGTAATAACAGCAGTAAAAACATTAATATTAGTATTTGCAGCCTTAACTTATATATTTGAAAGTTTAACTTTAGCCGTTCTTATTTTACTAGTATATGTTATTGTACATTTTTTAACTTTAAGTTTCTTTGTTGAATATGAGTATGAATTAACAGAGGATGAGTTAGATTTATCAAAAATAATGAGTAAAAAGAAAAGAAAATTAATAAAGACTATAAATCTTAGAAATGCAGAGTTTTTTAAAGATGCATCAGAATTTAGTCCACAAAGATATTCAAATGTTAAAGTAGTAAAGCTTTATACAAAGGAATATGTAAATAAAGAAAAGCAAGTGATTTTAATTAATGAAAGTGGAGATATGAGAGCCTATGAATTATCTTTAAAAGATGATTTAAAAAAGGCTATTGAGAGAATTAAAAGAAGGGGGTAA
- a CDS encoding FN3 associated domain-containing protein, with protein sequence MISIVNIYNFIRKTVYPSGEFVLDDYETVVRQIEILKQYGLPSTYALKYDALMDERYSNLIKSSVDEYDEVGVWWEFDKQLAEKAGVKWKGETPVDDHVDMGYSLGYLPEDRIKMVDVYMEDFKSIFGYYPKSVGSWVIDIVTLNYFKEKYGVVAAAICRDQIGTDGFTLWGGYFNQGYYPSKLNEYMPAQNKENQVDLPIFRLLGPDPIYCFEDGLRKGISDVYTLEPAGRMGGTKEWIEWIFDRLTKEKTLGFSYAQVGQENTFLWNTMMKGYEIQIPYVAKLAKEGKVRVETLEESGKWFKKKYKLTPPTTFVASEDWNKEEDLRTLWYNSRFYRVSLLWDDNELSIRDLHLFNEDYKSRYYNDVLNGNESVFDTLPILDAHRWSDGDFRASIDVVLVDEDGNIEKLKGEEPEFYIEDDSTYKIVWKCSQGKIKIICDEAKITFEAIESFKNNEKLALYINTLPVLKNSDTKVLKCSHNGFNYSLIAENGEFKLKENKVIVLSENNKITFTFSKGEGNKKYDFFNKEYVENKETIDNYIPKYKRIKSTSKVMPRAFAPIITPKVILKEAPYEGEFRIENINKGGEVYYTLDGSEPNKNSSLYKTPIKVKGETIIKAIAYNEGFKESSIIEGRLYTTLPIKDIKGLTKATENKKYNNNGVYDLIDGQKGTTSYREGGWLGYTDDMDVIVDLGEVLDINKITVGFLQDTRAWIYYPRYVDFSVSIDGENFEKLDRVNYKNRVPRQEVGVENISIQNKIKARYIRVFAKNEGVCPPWSIMKGEGPAFMFVDQITCM encoded by the coding sequence ATGATATCTATAGTAAATATATATAATTTTATAAGAAAAACTGTTTATCCAAGTGGGGAGTTTGTTTTAGATGATTATGAAACTGTAGTAAGACAGATAGAAATCTTAAAGCAATATGGATTACCTTCTACTTATGCATTAAAATATGATGCTTTAATGGATGAAAGATATAGTAATTTAATTAAAAGTAGTGTAGATGAATATGATGAAGTTGGTGTATGGTGGGAATTTGATAAACAGCTTGCAGAAAAGGCGGGAGTAAAGTGGAAGGGAGAAACTCCTGTAGATGATCATGTTGATATGGGGTACTCATTAGGATATTTACCTGAAGATAGAATAAAAATGGTAGATGTTTATATGGAAGACTTTAAAAGTATATTTGGATATTATCCAAAGTCTGTAGGTTCATGGGTAATTGATATAGTTACTTTAAATTATTTTAAAGAAAAATATGGTGTAGTTGCAGCAGCTATATGCCGTGATCAAATAGGTACAGATGGATTTACCTTATGGGGTGGATATTTTAATCAAGGATATTATCCAAGCAAATTAAACGAATATATGCCAGCTCAAAATAAAGAAAATCAAGTAGACTTACCTATATTTAGACTTTTAGGACCAGATCCAATATATTGTTTTGAAGATGGTTTAAGAAAGGGAATAAGTGATGTTTACACTTTAGAACCAGCAGGTAGAATGGGGGGAACTAAAGAGTGGATAGAATGGATATTTGATAGGTTAACAAAAGAGAAAACTTTAGGTTTTTCTTATGCACAAGTAGGTCAAGAAAATACGTTTTTATGGAATACAATGATGAAAGGGTATGAAATTCAAATACCTTATGTAGCGAAATTAGCAAAGGAAGGAAAGGTTAGAGTTGAAACCTTAGAAGAGTCAGGAAAGTGGTTTAAGAAAAAATATAAACTTACTCCACCAACAACCTTTGTTGCTTCAGAAGATTGGAACAAGGAAGAAGATTTAAGGACTCTTTGGTACAATAGTCGTTTTTATAGAGTTAGTTTACTTTGGGATGATAATGAACTTTCAATAAGGGATTTACATTTATTTAATGAAGATTATAAATCAAGATATTACAATGATGTTTTAAATGGTAATGAAAGTGTTTTTGATACATTACCTATATTAGATGCTCACCGTTGGAGTGATGGGGATTTTAGAGCTTCAATAGATGTAGTTTTAGTAGATGAAGATGGAAATATAGAAAAGTTAAAAGGGGAGGAGCCTGAATTTTATATAGAGGATGATTCTACTTACAAGATAGTTTGGAAATGTAGTCAAGGAAAAATAAAGATAATTTGTGATGAAGCTAAGATAACCTTTGAAGCTATAGAAAGTTTTAAAAATAATGAAAAATTAGCTTTATATATAAATACTTTACCAGTTTTAAAAAATTCAGATACTAAAGTTTTAAAATGTAGTCATAATGGGTTTAATTATAGTCTAATTGCTGAAAATGGAGAGTTTAAGTTAAAGGAGAATAAGGTTATTGTTTTATCAGAAAATAATAAAATCACTTTTACTTTTTCAAAAGGAGAAGGCAATAAAAAATATGATTTCTTTAATAAAGAATACGTAGAGAATAAAGAAACTATAGATAATTATATTCCTAAATATAAGAGAATTAAAAGCACATCAAAAGTTATGCCAAGAGCCTTTGCACCAATAATTACACCTAAAGTTATACTAAAAGAAGCTCCATATGAAGGGGAATTTAGAATAGAAAATATTAATAAGGGTGGAGAAGTTTACTACACTCTTGATGGTAGTGAGCCTAATAAAAACTCTAGCTTATATAAAACACCTATAAAAGTTAAGGGAGAAACTATAATTAAAGCCATTGCTTATAATGAAGGCTTTAAGGAAAGTAGCATAATAGAAGGAAGACTTTATACAACATTGCCTATTAAGGATATTAAAGGGTTAACTAAGGCTACAGAAAATAAAAAATATAATAATAATGGAGTTTATGACCTTATAGATGGACAAAAAGGAACTACATCTTATAGAGAAGGTGGATGGCTTGGCTACACAGATGATATGGATGTAATAGTTGATTTAGGAGAAGTTTTAGATATAAATAAAATAACAGTAGGCTTCCTTCAAGATACTAGAGCGTGGATATACTATCCTAGATATGTAGATTTTTCTGTATCTATTGATGGAGAAAACTTTGAAAAGCTAGATAGAGTAAATTATAAAAATAGAGTTCCAAGACAAGAAGTTGGAGTTGAAAATATATCTATACAAAATAAAATTAAAGCTAGATATATAAGAGTGTTTGCAAAAAATGAAGGAGTTTGTCCTCCGTGGAGCATAATGAAGGGTGAAGGACCAGCTTTTATGTTTGTAGACCAAATAACTTGTATGTAA
- a CDS encoding ABC transporter substrate-binding protein yields MRKVKKLLALATCAVLTTSLALTGCGNSSSSGSKGDETVNLTWYTIGQEPKDLQLVEDEINKYLKDKINATIDMKFADFGDYDQKLSVVINSGEAYDLAFTCSWAGNYVGNARKGAFLELDDYLETTGKDMKKEIDQRFWDGAKVEGKTYAVPNQKELGVQPMWVFTKELVDKYNIPYQDIHELEDLEPWLKVIKEKEPEVVPLYIDKNLSPPQYFDFFSEPFGVEYEDEGLTVKNIFDTDKFKSTLKTLRKYYEAGYINTDSSIAQYDKSIKRFVTKADGQPYAEGIWAKDVGYELVASPIMDTHITSASTTGSMIAVSKNSKNPEKAVEFLNLLNTDEHLRNLVNYGIEGTHYDKVADKQIKLLPRSVDYGVAYFSTGNLFKTYVLDTEPTTKWDEFEEFNKNSKVSPALGFKFNPEPVSTQIAGISNAYQEFRALIFSGSVDIDEYIEKLNTKLKEQGMDEVMKEMQKQLDEWKKENK; encoded by the coding sequence ATGAGAAAGGTCAAAAAGCTATTAGCTTTAGCAACTTGTGCAGTTTTAACGACTTCGTTAGCATTAACAGGTTGTGGAAACTCTTCATCATCTGGCTCAAAGGGTGATGAAACAGTTAATTTAACTTGGTACACAATTGGTCAAGAGCCAAAGGATCTTCAATTAGTAGAAGATGAGATAAACAAGTATCTAAAGGACAAAATAAATGCCACTATAGATATGAAGTTTGCAGACTTTGGTGATTATGATCAAAAATTATCTGTAGTTATAAATTCAGGAGAAGCATATGACTTAGCATTTACTTGCTCTTGGGCAGGAAACTATGTTGGAAATGCTAGAAAAGGTGCATTCCTTGAATTAGATGATTACCTAGAAACTACAGGTAAGGATATGAAAAAGGAAATAGACCAAAGATTCTGGGATGGAGCAAAAGTTGAAGGAAAAACTTATGCAGTACCTAACCAAAAAGAACTTGGTGTACAACCTATGTGGGTTTTCACAAAAGAGCTTGTAGACAAATATAACATACCTTATCAAGATATCCACGAATTAGAAGATTTAGAGCCTTGGCTTAAAGTTATAAAAGAAAAGGAACCAGAAGTAGTTCCACTATATATAGATAAGAATTTATCACCACCACAATACTTCGATTTCTTCTCAGAACCATTTGGAGTTGAATATGAAGATGAAGGTTTAACAGTTAAGAATATATTCGATACAGATAAATTTAAGAGCACTTTAAAGACTTTAAGAAAATACTATGAAGCAGGTTACATTAATACTGATTCATCTATAGCTCAATATGATAAGTCAATTAAGAGATTTGTAACTAAAGCAGATGGACAACCATATGCAGAAGGTATTTGGGCTAAGGACGTTGGATATGAATTAGTTGCTTCTCCAATTATGGATACTCATATAACAAGTGCTTCAACAACTGGATCAATGATAGCAGTTTCAAAGAACTCTAAGAATCCAGAAAAAGCAGTTGAATTCTTAAATCTTCTAAATACTGATGAACATTTAAGAAACCTAGTTAACTATGGTATTGAAGGAACTCATTATGACAAGGTTGCTGACAAGCAAATTAAGTTATTACCAAGAAGTGTTGACTATGGAGTTGCATACTTCTCAACAGGAAACTTATTTAAGACTTATGTTTTAGATACTGAACCTACAACTAAGTGGGACGAATTTGAAGAATTCAACAAGAATTCAAAGGTTTCACCTGCATTAGGATTTAAGTTCAATCCAGAACCAGTAAGTACTCAAATAGCTGGTATAAGTAATGCTTACCAAGAATTTAGAGCATTAATTTTCAGTGGATCAGTTGATATCGATGAATACATTGAAAAATTAAATACTAAGCTAAAAGAACAAGGTATGGATGAAGTTATGAAGGAAATGCAAAAACAACTTGATGAGTGGAAAAAAGAAAATAAATAA
- a CDS encoding alpha-mannosidase — MHYLLERIEKTCGEIAKYVYRDQINLEDYKYIDGNYHNIDLIKEAPEEGWREFKTGDLWGGKDCHGWFKCSVEVPEHFKGQTIALNFHTFEEGWDATNPQFILYVNGEQIQGVDINHREIILTHDAVPGTRYDIDLHAYAGMLADKLATLHGKLVVIDMVARDLYFNLKVPVDVCKELDKEDKNRIDMITVLNDAINLIDLRRPKSKEYNESVIKANEFLNEKFYGELCGHEYVTATCVGHTHIDVAWLWTVAQTREKVARSFSTVLKLMEEYPEYIFMSSQPQLYKFLKEDHPKIYKKVKEKVKEGVWEAEGAMWLEADCNVTSGESLVRQILHGKRFFKEEFNVDNKVLWLPDVFGYSAALPQILKKSDVDYFMTTKIAWNQFNKIPNDTFMWRGIDGTEVLTHFITTTCPGQDRASHFTTYNGHIQPDAIMGAWRRYQNKNINDDVLISFGWGDGGGGATLEMLENGRRLAKGIPGAPRVKMGTALDYFKRLDEKTKNNSKLPKWVGELYLEYHRGTYTSMARNKRDNRACENLYTSAEKINSLSMLYGKNYPYRSITDSWETVLLNQFHDIIPGSSIKEVYDVTEVEYKELLENGSKLVNEGVDYIASKINLKDRSVVVSNTLGFERSDIATFEVPEDIKNPAVIDNNGEELVCQRIEENKAIFFAKNVPANGHKSFKIVESTKEVTLDTVLTDKEAENKFVKIKFDDKGQIVSFIDKASGREILKDGAIGNELQAFEDKPMCFDNWDIDIYYKEKMWKVDDVRSIEVVEKGPVRSTLRIERKFLESTIVQKIYIYNDLQRVDFDSYADWKEFDVLLKTAFPIEVNANEATYEIQYGNVTRSTHNNTSWDVAKFEVCGHKWADLSEGEFGVSMLNNSKYGHDIKDGNMRLTLIKSSTDPNPDADKEEHYFTYSIYPHLGTWKDAETTQKAYELNVPLYTKVEEAHEGELSDELSLVKVNKNNVMIEVIKKAEDTDHLVVRMYEFHNKRTTATLEFLSDIEEIFECNLMERNLEAIEAHGNKIEFTIKPYEIKTFKFKLK; from the coding sequence ATGCATTATTTATTAGAAAGAATAGAAAAAACTTGTGGAGAAATAGCAAAGTATGTGTACAGAGATCAAATTAACCTTGAGGATTATAAGTACATAGATGGAAACTATCATAATATAGATTTAATAAAAGAAGCACCAGAAGAAGGTTGGAGAGAATTTAAAACTGGAGACCTTTGGGGAGGAAAAGATTGTCATGGTTGGTTCAAATGTTCAGTTGAAGTTCCAGAACATTTTAAAGGACAAACTATAGCATTAAACTTCCATACATTTGAAGAAGGTTGGGATGCAACAAACCCTCAATTTATCTTATATGTTAATGGAGAACAAATCCAAGGAGTAGATATAAATCATAGAGAAATAATATTAACTCATGATGCAGTACCTGGAACAAGATATGATATAGACTTACATGCTTATGCAGGAATGTTAGCAGATAAATTGGCAACATTACATGGGAAATTAGTAGTTATAGATATGGTTGCTAGAGATTTATACTTTAACTTAAAAGTTCCAGTAGATGTTTGTAAGGAATTAGATAAAGAAGATAAAAACAGAATTGATATGATAACTGTTTTAAATGATGCTATAAATTTAATAGATTTAAGAAGGCCAAAATCAAAGGAATATAATGAAAGTGTAATTAAAGCTAATGAATTCTTAAATGAAAAGTTCTATGGAGAATTATGTGGACATGAATATGTAACAGCTACATGTGTTGGACACACTCATATAGATGTAGCTTGGTTATGGACAGTTGCTCAAACTAGAGAAAAAGTTGCAAGAAGTTTCTCAACAGTATTAAAGCTAATGGAAGAATATCCTGAATATATCTTTATGTCATCACAACCACAGCTTTACAAATTCTTAAAGGAAGATCATCCAAAGATATATAAAAAAGTTAAAGAAAAGGTTAAAGAAGGCGTTTGGGAAGCAGAAGGGGCTATGTGGCTTGAAGCTGATTGTAATGTAACGTCAGGTGAATCATTAGTTAGACAAATATTACATGGTAAGAGATTCTTTAAAGAAGAATTTAATGTTGATAATAAAGTGCTTTGGTTACCAGATGTATTTGGATATTCAGCAGCACTTCCTCAAATATTAAAGAAATCTGATGTAGATTACTTCATGACTACAAAGATTGCATGGAACCAATTTAATAAAATTCCAAATGATACATTTATGTGGAGAGGAATTGATGGAACAGAAGTATTAACACACTTTATAACTACTACTTGTCCAGGACAAGATAGAGCATCACATTTTACAACTTATAATGGACATATTCAACCAGATGCTATAATGGGAGCTTGGAGAAGATACCAAAATAAAAATATAAATGATGATGTACTAATTTCCTTTGGATGGGGAGATGGTGGTGGTGGTGCCACTTTAGAAATGCTTGAAAATGGAAGAAGACTTGCAAAAGGTATTCCAGGAGCTCCAAGAGTTAAGATGGGTACAGCATTAGACTACTTCAAGAGGTTAGATGAAAAAACTAAAAATAATAGTAAGTTACCAAAGTGGGTTGGAGAGTTATATCTTGAATATCATAGAGGAACTTATACTTCAATGGCTAGAAATAAGAGAGATAATAGAGCTTGTGAAAACTTATATACTTCAGCAGAAAAAATTAATTCATTATCAATGTTATATGGAAAGAACTATCCATATAGAAGTATAACAGATTCATGGGAAACTGTTTTATTAAATCAATTCCATGATATAATTCCAGGCTCTTCTATTAAGGAAGTTTATGATGTAACAGAAGTTGAATATAAGGAATTACTTGAAAATGGTAGTAAGTTAGTTAACGAAGGTGTAGATTATATAGCTTCAAAGATTAACTTAAAAGATAGAAGTGTTGTTGTATCAAATACACTAGGCTTTGAAAGAAGTGATATTGCAACTTTTGAAGTTCCAGAAGATATTAAGAATCCAGCTGTTATTGATAATAATGGAGAAGAATTAGTATGTCAAAGAATAGAAGAAAATAAAGCTATATTCTTTGCAAAAAATGTTCCAGCTAATGGACATAAATCATTTAAGATTGTTGAAAGTACTAAAGAAGTTACTTTAGATACAGTTTTAACTGATAAAGAAGCAGAAAATAAATTTGTTAAGATTAAGTTTGATGATAAGGGACAAATAGTTTCCTTTATAGATAAAGCATCAGGTAGAGAAATATTAAAAGATGGTGCTATAGGTAACGAGCTACAAGCTTTTGAAGATAAGCCAATGTGCTTTGATAACTGGGATATAGATATATACTACAAAGAAAAAATGTGGAAGGTAGATGACGTAAGAAGCATTGAAGTTGTAGAAAAGGGACCAGTAAGAAGTACTTTAAGAATTGAAAGAAAGTTCTTAGAATCAACTATAGTACAAAAAATCTATATATACAATGACCTTCAAAGAGTAGATTTTGATTCATATGCTGACTGGAAAGAATTTGATGTTCTATTAAAGACTGCTTTCCCAATAGAAGTTAATGCAAATGAAGCTACTTATGAAATTCAATATGGAAATGTTACTAGATCAACTCACAATAACACATCATGGGATGTTGCAAAATTTGAAGTTTGTGGACATAAGTGGGCAGATCTTTCAGAAGGTGAATTTGGAGTATCTATGCTAAATAATAGCAAGTATGGCCATGACATTAAAGATGGAAATATGAGATTAACTTTAATTAAATCATCAACAGATCCAAATCCAGATGCGGACAAAGAAGAACATTACTTCACTTATTCAATTTATCCACATTTAGGAACATGGAAAGATGCTGAAACAACTCAAAAAGCTTACGAATTAAATGTACCTTTATATACAAAGGTTGAAGAAGCTCATGAAGGTGAACTTTCAGATGAATTAAGCTTAGTTAAAGTTAATAAAAATAATGTTATGATTGAAGTTATAAAGAAAGCAGAAGACACAGATCATTTAGTTGTAAGAATGTATGAATTCCATAATAAGAGAACTACAGCTACTTTAGAGTTCTTAAGTGATATTGAAGAAATATTCGAATGTAACTTAATGGAAAGAAACCTAGAAGCTATAGAAGCTCATGGAAATAAAATTGAATTTACAATTAAACCATATGAAATTAAGACTTTCAAATTTAAATTAAAATAA
- a CDS encoding carbohydrate ABC transporter permease, with the protein MNRKTARFRGKKSKEPAEEISKFNSISKGTNVGFNILFMILAALCIIPFIFVVIISLTSEQALQANGYRFWPQEWSFAAYKYIFSSGSQIMRAYGVTIIVTVSGTLLGLAIMSMYGYALSRKSFAYRKFFTKLIFIPMLFSGGMVSSYLVVTKFLGLKNSILALILPMCVSSFNIIILRTFFKTTVPDAIVESAKIDGASEWKLFLKIVLPISLPGIATIALFLTLGYWNDWFNAMLYIDDNSLMPLQYLLIRIESSMEFLSNNAALMGANAIEASANMPKDTAKMAIVVITTLPIIFAYPFFQRYFVNGLTIGAVKE; encoded by the coding sequence ATGAATAGGAAAACAGCTCGTTTCAGAGGAAAGAAATCAAAGGAGCCAGCAGAGGAGATAAGTAAATTTAATTCTATATCAAAGGGAACTAACGTAGGATTTAATATATTATTTATGATATTGGCAGCTTTATGTATAATCCCATTTATATTTGTTGTTATTATTTCACTTACAAGTGAACAAGCTCTTCAAGCAAATGGTTATAGATTTTGGCCACAAGAATGGAGTTTTGCAGCATACAAATATATATTCTCATCAGGAAGCCAAATAATGAGAGCTTATGGAGTAACAATAATAGTAACTGTATCAGGTACATTATTAGGATTAGCTATAATGTCAATGTATGGATATGCATTATCAAGAAAAAGCTTTGCATATAGAAAATTCTTCACTAAGTTAATATTCATACCAATGTTATTTTCAGGTGGTATGGTTTCATCATACTTAGTAGTTACAAAATTCTTAGGATTAAAGAATAGTATATTAGCACTTATATTACCGATGTGTGTAAGTTCCTTTAATATAATAATTCTTAGAACATTCTTTAAAACAACAGTACCAGATGCAATTGTAGAATCAGCTAAGATTGATGGTGCATCAGAATGGAAATTATTCTTAAAAATAGTATTACCTATATCCCTTCCAGGTATAGCGACAATAGCATTATTCCTAACCTTAGGATACTGGAATGATTGGTTTAACGCTATGTTATATATTGATGATAATAGTTTAATGCCATTACAATACTTACTTATTAGAATAGAAAGTTCAATGGAATTCTTATCTAATAATGCAGCATTGATGGGAGCAAATGCTATAGAAGCTAGTGCAAATATGCCAAAGGATACAGCTAAGATGGCAATAGTAGTAATTACTACTTTACCAATTATATTTGCATATCCATTCTTCCAAAGATACTTTGTAAATGGATTAACAATTGGGGCTGTAAAAGAATAG